The DNA sequence TTACGCTGGTTGGGGCGCTGTTGATCATTCCGCTGATCCTGATGTACACGGCTTGGAGTTACTACGTGTTCAGGGGAAAGGTCAGTGCTGAAGATGGCTATCACTGAGTTGGTCGCGTCATGAAGGATCCTATGCAAAAGGAGCGTGAAAGCAGCGCATCAGAGGCCAAGCCGTTATGGAAGCGCATGACCTGGCTCGTGCTGATCTGGTCCACAAGCGTATTGGTGCTTGGAGTAGTCGCCTGGTTGCTGCGTCAGTTCATGACGGCCGCCGGCCTGACGACTCCATGAACGTCGCGCGAAGTGCGGTGCTGTGCTGTGCTATGCGGCGTTTAGGCGCGTTGTGGTGGCGGTGAGCTTGGGCTATTCAGATATTCCAACATCGGTGCGCAGCGGTTCATGTTTTGGTCATGTACTCGCGTTAGCGTGCTGGTACGGATTTGTCGATTAGAGACCCAATACGAGGAGCGCTCCTATGGATGACTACCAGGACGAAATACTCGAATGGCACGCCGCCGAGCAGGATGGTCCCGAGCCGGCCGAAGACGCTTTCGAGCTTTAGTTGATCAGTCGGCACGCCGCTGCTGGCGCCGGTATTCGCCAGGCGTTTGCCCGCTCCAGCGCTTGAATGCGCGCTGAAACGCCTCCGCCGAGGAAAAGCCCAGAAGCCAGGCGATCTCGCCGAACGCCAATTCGGTGTCGCGAATATAGGTCATGGCCAGGTCGCGGCGCGTATCGTTGAGAATAGCTCGATAGCTGGTGCCTTCTTCTTCCAGCTTTCGACGCAGCGTCCAGGATGGCAGCTGCAGTCGGCTGGCAATCTGCTGCAGGTCCGGCTCGCCGCCTTTGAGCATCGGCCCCAGAAGTTGCGTGACCCGCTCGCGCAGGCTGCGTGTACGGGTTCGCTGTTCCAGTTCCGCTTCGCAAAGTTCCAGTAGCTGGCGCCAAGTACCCGGGCAGTGCTCCGGGTTGCGCAGCGCCAGTGTGGCTTTATCCAGCCGGAGCTGATTGTGCTCGGCAGCGAACTCAACGGGTTTCGTAAAGATCGGCTCGTAACGCGCGGCATAGTCGGGGCGTTCGAACTCGATATGAATCGCGACGGGCGTTATCGCGTTCGCGGCGACCGTGGCCAGTTGCGTGATCCAGCTGGCCAATACCGTATCCACGACGAACTGGTTGTAGCTGTTGTAGGGGCTGATCGAGTAGAACCGCAACCAGGCCCCTTCGGCGTCTTCATGAAAGGCCGACGCGCCACGGTAGTTGGATGCGTACAGCGGCTCGTAGCGAATAAGGGTGCGTGCCGCTTCGCGGACTGTTGGCGCCTGGGCGGAGGTTATGCCGACCAGACCCAGATGACCGGCCTTGCGCAGTCGCCCCATTTCCAGGCCCAGGCTCGGGTCGCCGGTAAGCTGGATGGCCGCGTGGCCGAGGCGCATATAACGCGGAATGGACAGCCGCGCGTGTGGCTCGGACAGGCGCGCCAGATCCAGACCGTAAGCATCCAGCAGCGGCTGCGGATCGATCTGTTTTTCCTGCAGGGCACTGCTCAGGCTGTGTACGAAGCCAACCGAGAGGTCACCGAGGCGCACCCGTTGGCGATTCACGAGCGCTCCGGCAGCCACAGATTGTTCAGTTGCACGGGCGCGTTGTAATGCTGCGGTGCGGGTCGACGGGGCGAGCCGACCAGATTCCAGGGCAGCCCGAACGTGCGTACTTCCATGCGGGGCAGCGACGTTTGTGGCAAGGGAGCGGTTGCGCAACTGGCGTGCGGATTATCGCGCATGCCGGGGAGGGCGAGCAGTTCAGCATCGGCAGGTGGCTGGCGGATATAGCCGTCGCAGCCGATCAGCACAGCCAGGCGCCCGGCCGGCGTGGGCAGCGTAGACGATGGCAGGTCAGGTGCCTGGCTGTAGCGGCGTTCATAGCGGCTTAAGGCCATTTTGTATTGCAGCGGACCAATGGGCTGGCCGTCTGCGGCGAAGCTGAGACTGACTTGCCGCAACGGACCATCGCCGATCCGTAGACTGCCATCCTCAAGGCGCGGCTCGGGCAGCACTATGGAGCCGGCGACCAGCGTGACGCCGTAGTCGCGCGCGAGATTGCCGAAGATGAGTTGATAGTCATCGGCCATTTGCTGCCCCTTGATCTTCAGCACGGCCTCGGTGCGGTGGTGGCCGCCCTCGTTAGCAAAAAGTGCGCGCACGTAGTCCCAAGGATTGCTCAACGCCATCCACTGCATGGCATCGCGTAGCGTACGTGCCTGTTGTACTTCGGGCTTTTCGCCCAGGGCGAAAAGGCCGGTGCCGACGTGCTCCGGCAGCACGACGATCGTGCGCGGGTTCAGCAGGCCGGCGTCACGCGCCTGATCTAGGTAGGTGGTGAACTTCAGCTGCAACCGCTCCCTGCTTTGATAATCAGCGGGCATCAGCCGCGTTTCGATCCCGAGCAGATTACCGGCGGACCCCGGTTGGCCCTGGCTATTGATCGGCAGCGTGCGCAGATCGGACAGCAATGGGCCGCTGCGCCGGTCACCGGTCCAGTCCAGATAGATGATGAGTGCGGCAAGGGCGAGGGCGGTCAGACCGAGCAATTTGCTGTAGGTACGCATGGAAGGCGCTGCTGAAGGCATATGCGGAAAGACTAGGTATATCGTTCACGATTGCCAAGTGTTTTGCGCGCCAGGGTCAGGCAGTTGTGAGTTTCGATCATTGAGCGCTTCGTGGCGCCTGTTTATCTTCGCTCCATAGCGACCACGACCCCATGAGGCGTGGCGATTTTACCGTTGACTACAGCGCACCACTCTCGCGCCGCTTGATCGAGGAACGACCATGACCGCTTTCCCGCACCTGCTTGCCCCGTTGGATCTGGGCTTCACCACGCTGCGCAACCGTACGCTGATGGGTTCGATGCACACCGGTCTCGAGGAAATGCCAAACGGCTTCGAGCGCATGGCAGCCTTTTTTGCTGAACGTGCGCGTGGTGGTGTCGGCCTGATCGTCACCGGCGGCGTAGGCCCTAACGAAGAAGGTTCGGTGCGCGCAGGGGCGGCCAAGCTGTCGACCGCCGCCGAAGCAGAAGAACACAAGGTCGTCACCCAGGCCGTTCACGAGGCGGGCGGCAAGATCTGCATGCAGATCCTGCATGCCGGTCGTTACGCCTACAGTCCGCAGCTGGTCGCGCCCAGCGCCATCCAGGCGCCGATCAACCCCTTCACGCCGCGCGAGCTGGACGAAGAGGGAATCGAAAAGCAAATCCGTGACTTCGTCAATTGCGCGAGCCTGGCCCAGCAGGCCGGCTACGATGGCGTGGAGATCATGGGTTCGGAAGGCTACTTCATCAATCAGTTCTTGGTGGCCCATACCAACCATCGTACGGACCGCTGGGGCGGCAGTTACGAAAACCGCATGCGTCTGCCGGTGGAAATCGTGCGGCGGGTGAGGGAGGCGGTAGGGCCTGAATTCATCATCATCTATCGCCTGTCCATGCTCGATCTGATGGAAGGCGGCAGCGCCTGGGAAGAAGTCGTGACGTTGGCCAAAGCCATCGAGCGGGCCGGCGCGACACTGATCAACACCGGCATCGGTTGGCACGAAGCGCGCATTCCCACCATCGCCACCAAAGTGCCGCGTGCAGCGTTCACTAAGGTAACGGCGAAGTTGCGCGGCGAGGTGAGCATTCCGCTGGTGACCACCAACCGCATCAATACCCCCGAGGTTGCTGAACAGGTGCTGGCCGAGGGCGACGCCGACATGGTTTCGATGGCGCGCCCGTTCCTGGCCGATCCGGATTTCGTCAACAAGGCGGCCGCCGATCGCAGCGATACCATCAACACCTGTATCGGTTGCAACCAAGCCTGTCTCGACCATACGTTCAGCGGCAAATTGACCACCTGTCTGGTCAACCCGCGGGCCTGCTACGAGACCGAGTTGAACTACATTCCCACCGCAGCGGTGAACAAGATCGCCGTGGTCGGCGCGGGTCCGGCCGGTCTGGCGGCGGCCACCGTCGCCGCCGAGCGTGGCCATCAGGTAGCCCTGTTCGATTCGGGTAGCGAAATCGGCGGCCAGTTCAACGTGGCCAAACGCGTCCCGGGCAAGGAAGAGTTCTACGAAACCCTGCGTTATTTCGACAGCAAACTGAAAAGCACCGGTGTCGACGTCCGCCTGAATACCCGCATCGGTGCGGCCGATCTGCTGGCCGGCGGTTACGACGAGATCATCCTCGCCACCGGCATCGCGCCACGTACGCCAGAGATTCCGGGCATCGAGCATCCGATGGTGATCGGTTACCTCGATGCGATCCTGCAGCGCAAGCCGGTGGGGCAGCGCGTTGCCGTCATCGGCGCTGGCGGTATTGGCTTTGACGTTTCGGAGTTCATCACCCATCAGGGGCAGTCGACCAGCCTGGATCGCGAGGCGTTCTGGAAAGAGTGGGGGATCGACCTTGGGCTCGAAGCGCGCGGCGGCGTCGCCGGCATCCAGCCGGTACCGCACGCACCGGCGCGTCAGGTCTATTTGCTGCAGCGCAAGAAATCCAAGGTCGGAAATGGGCTGGGCAAGACCACCGGTTGGATTCATCGCACCGGCTTGAAGAACAAGCAGGTGCAGATGATCAGTTCTGTGGAATATCTCAAGGTCGACGACCAGGGCCTGCATATCAGCGTCGCCGGAGGCGAACTGCAAATCCTGCCGGTGGATACTGTGATCGTGTGCGCCGGGCAGGATCCACTGCGTGAGCTGCAGGCCGAGCTCGAGGCGGCGGGCGCCAAGGTGCATCTCATCGGCGGAGCTGACGTCGCCGCCGAGCTGGATGCCAAACGCGCGATCAACCAGGGCTCGCGCCTCGCTGCGGAAATCTGAGTTACCCGACCCCGCTTCGAGCGGGGCCGCTTTATTCATAGGAGCCTCGTATGCACACCGCACTTTCGTTGCAACCGGCCGCTGCCGCTACGCTGCAGCGCTGGCATCAGATGATCGAAGCCGCCGATCTCAGCCGCCTGCCAGAGTTGCTACATTCGCACGCCGTGTTTCGCTCGCCGATGGCCTACAAGCCCTATGAGAGTGCGGCAGCGGTCAGTCTGATCCTCAATACCGTAGTGAAGGTCTTCGAGGATTTCGCTTATCACCGCGAGTTGGCCAGTGCGGACGGCTTGAGCGTCGTGCTGGAATTCAGCGCGCGTGTCGGCGATCGACAGCTCAAGGGCATCGACATGATTCGCTTCGACGGGTCCGGCCTGATCACTGATTTCGAAGTCATGGTGCGCCCAATGAGCGGCCTGGCGGCCCTTGGTGAAGAAATGGGCCGGCGTCTGGCGCCTCAGCTTGCGGCGATGAAGTCCTGACCGGCTTCTCCAACTCAGTCACAGTTTTTCTCCTGCGCAACTCAGGAGTTGTGGGCACCGGACTCGCTGCCAACCCAATCACATCGCCCGTTTCGATTTTTCTCCTACACTTGCGCCCGACAATAGAGAAGCGGCGTTATGCGACCGCCTCATGGAAACATTCGCTAGCTGATCAAGCCATTGAGGGTGCGAGCATGCAGATCAAACCGCAGACGGTCGAAGCCGTACTGTTCTTCAATGATGGCGGCGTCTGTAAGGAAATGCTCTACCCGGAATTCGAGGCCATGCTCGATGGCGTGGTGAGCATGCCGGAGTTCGCCGATCAGCAGATGCGTGTCGCCTACGTCTTGATCAATACCCGGTTGCAGATCCGTGCGGCGGTGTTCTTTTACCTGGATTTCAACGAAGACGGCTCGGCGGACAGCGGCTGGAACATTCCACTGCGCAATCTGGCCGAGCGCACCGGACGTGGGCCTGACCTAGGCGCGGGCCCCATTCGCCTGGCATGCCGCAGCCAATGTCCGGTGTCCTGGTATCAGATGCATCTCTGGGACCCGGAACTGACCCAGAGCCGGAATCACCTCGTCATGCTGCGTGACCGAATCAGGCGCAACCAGCTCGGCCTGCTGGTCGAAGAAGAAATACCTCAGGTGGTACCGGCCGAACGCCTACAGATGGTCGCCGAGGACGCCTGGTATGCGGCTGATTCTGCCAAGCAAGCGGCCACCGAGCGAGCCGAAAAGCGCGAGCAGGAGCAGCGCGTTAAGGCGGCGCAGCTGATCAAGCAGCAGCGTCTGCGCATCGCCAATCTCGAGCAGCAGCGCGAGGCCGATATCACCCGACTACGCGATTTGGCTGCACAGCAGCAGGCCAGGCTACTGGAAGAGGCTGCCCAGTTACGCCAGGAGCTCTTGGACAAGGAGCAGCTCGTCGAACAGCTTCGCTCGCAGCTCGCCGAGCAGGCGGAGGGTTTCCAAAAAAACCGTGAAGAAATGAGCCAGCAGCTGCGTGCGCTGGAGCACAACAGCCGCGCCGAAGCGCAAGCCTCGCAGGCGCAGTTCAATGAGGAGTTGAGGCGGCAGATCGCAGCAGCGGTCGCCGAATACAAAGAGCAAGTGTCCATCCGTGATGTGGAGCTGGCCTACCGCAACGAACTGGACTCCCAGCTGCAGCAGGAGATCGAGCAACTCCAAAAGCAGCGTGATGCACTCATCGAGCAAAGCGGTGAGCAAGTGCTCAAGCGTCTTTCAGGAATCGGCGTGACGTTCATGGCTTATCACCCCGGTGCGGGCCACCTGACCATTCCGCTGCATGACATGGCGCGCTATCAGCAAAACCCTCTCGCCTATGCCGCAGCCAAATGTGCCGTTTCCGAAGAGCAGTACGGCCAGTGGGTACAGCATTATCAACAGCCGACCTGCGTCGCTACCTTGTCCAGTGGAGAGCGCTGCAATATGCCGCTGGACAAAGTGGAAGCCCCTAGCCGTTTTTTCATTGGCGAGTCCAACTGCTGTGCCAGACATAGAGCTCAGGACCGGCTGCGCACGGGTAGCTGACGATTTGCCGGCATTCCCATCATCATTTCCAGAGTTACGGCCCGCGCCATTGCAGCTCATCGTCTTGCCTTGGCTGCGACAAGCGCAGGTGCAGGTTGCCGTGTTGCGCCTGGATCTGGTCGATCCCGAGCTGTCTGGAAACAAGTGGTTCAAGCTCGCTCACCATTTGCAGGCCGCGCAGGCGACCGGTGCACCAGGACTCATCAGCCTTGGTGGCTCCCATTCGAATCATCTACATGCGCTGGCGGCGGCTGCCAAACGCAGCGGGTTGGCCAGTGTCGGCCTGCTGCGCGGGCAACCACAGCGGACGGCGACCATCGACGATCTGCAGAGTTTCGGTATGCAACTGCATTGGCTGGGCTACGGCGGCTACCGTGAGCGGCACCAGCCGGGATTCTTCGATGCCTGGTGCGAACGTTATCCCGGCTTTTACTGCGTGCCGGAAGGCGGTGGCGGCCTCGCTGGCGCGCGGGGTTGCGCGCCGCTGGTGACACGTGTACAGGAGCAACTGGCCGCGATTGGCTGGGACGATCACGACGGCTGGTGGCTGGCCGTTGGAACCGGTACGACCCTGGCAGGGCTGGTGATCGGCGAAGCCGATCAGAACGAGCGCCGCGTCTACGGTGCGCTGGCAGGGCCGCCGTCTCATGGTGTTGCGCAAGAAGTCGGCAGGCTGCTCGGCGAGGCTGAAGTCTCCAGCTCAAACTATCAGCTGATCGATGCGAGTCGCGGCGGTTTCGGTCGGTTCGACGAGGCGCTTGCGCGCTTCATGGTGGAAACCGAGCGTGCCACCGGGTTGCCGTTGGAACCGGTCTATACGGCTAAGGCGATGATGGCATTGCGCCTTTATATTGAGCGCGGCTATTTTACGCCCGGCACGCGGCTCATCTTCGTGCATACCGGTGGCTTGCAGGGCCGGCGAGCTGCGCAGGCGCAGTTGGACGAGCTGCTGCGCTGACTTTCCCGTCTTCTGGAACCATGGATGAACAAGCCGCTGCGTCCCGATCAGTTAGGTAGTCTGATTCCGCTCAACGCGCTCTCGCCTCGTCGACTTCAGACGCTTCGCGCGCAGTTGATTCCGCGACTGCTGCTCGCCGATGAGCTGTTGTTCGATGACGAGACAGGCGCCGGTTCCTGCTACTTCCTGCTCACCGGCGCCTTGTCCATGCATGGGCCGGACGGCAAGCAATGGCGGATGGCCGCTGGCTCGCCGGAAAGCTGCCACGCATTCGGCCCCGGACCCCGGCTGAGCCAGGTGCGGGCGCTGGAAGATTGCAGTGTATTGACGGTCGATGGCGCCCAGCTGGATCGTTTGCTGTCTTGGCATCAGACCCATGCCGATCTGCTCCTGGAGCTGTCCACGGCTGGCGAACTGACTGACTGGCTCGAAGCGCTGCTGGACAATCCGCTGTTCGCCAAGGTGCCGCCGGAAAACGTGCGAAAGATGCTTGGCAGGCTCGAGTCGATCAAGCTACCTGCCGGTTACGTACTGCTGCGTGAAGGTGATGCCGGCGACTGCTGTTACTTCCTCAAGAGCGGTCGAGCCGAGGTCATATCCGGCATTGGCGGTGTAGAGCAGGTCGTGGCGGAACTGGATGTCGGCGCCTGCTTCGGCGAAGAAGCTTTGCTCACCGAATGCCCTCGCAACGCCACCGTGACGCTGCTCGAGAATGCTCAGGTGCTGCGCCTGGCGCGGCGGGATTTCATCGCCCTGTTGAGGGCGCCGGTGGTAGCCGAGCTTGACCTTGCCGAGGCGAACGAACTGATCGCGAAGGGTGCTCAATGGCTGGATGTCCGGCTGCTGGAGGAATACCAGCGCGGCCATGCGCTGCAGGCACTGCATATGCCGCTGCATCTGTTGCGTCTCAAGACACGCCTGCTGGCTCAGGATCGGATCTATCTGTGCTACTGCGAAAGCGGCAAGCGCAGCGCCAGCGCGGTCTTTCTGCTGACCCAACTGGGTTTCACCGCTTATCCGCTGTCTGACGGCCTCGATGGGCTGTCCGCCGAGCAACACGCGACCTTGATCTGTGAGCAGGGCAGCGGCTATCTAGCTCGTTCCGGCGGTCGCACTGAACGCAGCGGCTAAGCTGAAATCACTGGCGAACGATCAAGACACTGTGGCGATAGCCCAGCCTGCAAGGCCGCCCACCAGCACGACCAGCCAGGGCGGTAGCTTCCAGACCATCAAGGCGACCAGCGCGACCAGCGCCAGAGCGAAGTCGACGGCGCTGAATATGGCGCTGGTCCAGACCGGATCATAAAGCGCCGCCAGTAGCAGGCCGACCACCGCGGCGTTCACTCCACCCAGCGCTGCCTGTACACGAAGGTTGGCGCGTAGCCTGTCCCAGAACGGCATGACGCCGAACACCAGCAGAAATGAAGGGGTGAATATCGCCACAAGGCATACGGCTGCGTTTATCAGGCCGGCGCTGCCAGTACCGATGGACCCGCCGAGAAATGCCGAAAAAGTGAACAGCGGCCCCGGCACCGCCTGGGCGGCGCCGTAGCCGGCAAGGAATATGTCGTTGCTGACCCAGCCATTGGGTACGACTTCGGCCTGCAACAACGGAAGCACCACGTGCCCCCCACCGAAGACCAGCGCGCCGGCGCGGTAGAAGGTGTCGAACAATGCCAACAACTGACTGCTGGAAGCGGCGGCCAGCGGGGGTAAGGCCATCAGCAGCGCGAAGAACGACAACAGGAAGAGGCCGGCAACCGAGCGACCCTGACGGCCCTGATGAGGTGCGAGAGAACCCTTCGATGTAGGGCGAAACAGCATCAGCCCGGCCAGACCTGCCAGCACGATAACGCCAAGCTGCGCCCAGGCATTATGCAGAGCCAATACCGCGCACGCGGCGAGCAGCGCGATGGTGATACGCGTTCGATCGGTGCACAGGTTGCAGGCCATGCCCCAAACCGCCTGGGCCACCACAGCAACCGCAACGATCTTCAGGCCATGCAGAAGCCCATCCGGAACGGCTTCGCCCCAACTGCTGATGCCGAACGCGAAGAGCATCAGCGCGATCGCCGACGGCAAGGTGAACCCGGCCCAGGCGGCCAGCGAGCCGCGATAACCACCGCGTAGCAAACCGATGGCAATGCCGACCTGGCTGCTCGCCGGCCCTGGCAGGAATTGGCAGAGCGCTACCAGATCGGCATATCCCGCCTCATCCAGCCAGCGGCGGCGGTTGACGAACTCTTCGCGGAAATAGCCGAGATGAGCCACCGGACCACCAAAAGAGGTCAGCCCCAGACGCAGAAACACCAGAAAGATGGTCCAGGCGCTTGAATGCTGCAGAGGGATTGAATCGGGTTGAACTGAGGACATCGATAGGCCGTTCTGTTACTGAGGGGCAGTCTGATGGGCGCTGCAGTGTGTCGCATGTGGGTGACGATTTGATGAAGAGTGCATCACCCAGGCCAGCTATCGGATACCACGAAAAGGCGTTCGCGCTCGACCCAGTGCCCATCTGCGTCGGGCTCCATTCGAGCCAGCAGGCGTGCCTGGCTGCGATTGGCATCGACAATCCATTGCTGAACGTCTTCGGCTTGCCAGAGTTGGCTGTCTTCCAATTGCGCCGGGGCCAGCCAGGTTTGACGGGGCAGCGGTTGCCAGTGCGCATCGCTATCGGTGACAGCCGAATGCAGCCAGTCGCGCAGCCGCAACCATGACCCGCCGAGATGCATCGGGTTGGCTCCAGCGGGCGGTTCACACCCGTCCTGCCAGGGTTGGAACAGGTAGCCACCGAGCCACAAGGCGCTTTTGATCTGGCGGCAAGTCAGCTCGGTCAGCAGTGCCTGTGCCTGTTGGCTGGACGAGAGTCGCAGCTGGTGCTCGCAGAGGCGCTGCAACTTGATATCCAACCGATCATGGCTGCCGGGACCCAGCCAGTGGTCGTGTCGGCGGCGATCGCCGGACTGCAGGCCCAGGTAGAATTTCACCGCGAGTTCAAGGTGATGCACGCCTTCTGCATCGCGCAGGATCAGATCCAGCTCGCCCAACGTCTGGCCGCCCTGGCGGATCGGCAGATTCGCCACCAGCAGTTCGACATCCGGCGCCTGAGCCAGTGCGAATTGCCAGAGGCGTTCGTAATACAGGCCCAGCCGGCGAATGCTGTGCTGTGCCAGCCACGCTTGGAGTACCGCCGGCTGTCTGTCGAGCAATAGCAACCAGTCGCTCAGCGCAGCGGGGTCATTGCTCCAGCGACTGGCCGAAAGCGGGTGGCGCTGGGGTGATGGGGCATCGATCAAAAGCGGCGGCGAGAGCACTACCCAGGCGAGATCCCGCACCTGTGGGTGCCGCAAGTTAGACATTACTTCGTCAAGACAAGGGAGGGTCATGCAGCAAGCATAGCCGGGATGGTTTGCTGCGCCTCTGGCCTTTCGCCCATAATCCTCGCGCCGCACCGCAACGGGGTCCGCTAACGCGGTGTTGAACTCAAACGCGCCCGCGCGACACCAATCTAGAGCCTGTTAGGCTCTGCCCGGCCCGCTACCGCTCGATGCGTGCCGGCCTGTTACCCGCCACGCTATCAGGGAGCTTCAATGGACCAGTTCCGCAACATCGGCATCATCG is a window from the Pseudomonas sp. MTM4 genome containing:
- a CDS encoding 1-aminocyclopropane-1-carboxylate deaminase/D-cysteine desulfhydrase is translated as MQLIVLPWLRQAQVQVAVLRLDLVDPELSGNKWFKLAHHLQAAQATGAPGLISLGGSHSNHLHALAAAAKRSGLASVGLLRGQPQRTATIDDLQSFGMQLHWLGYGGYRERHQPGFFDAWCERYPGFYCVPEGGGGLAGARGCAPLVTRVQEQLAAIGWDDHDGWWLAVGTGTTLAGLVIGEADQNERRVYGALAGPPSHGVAQEVGRLLGEAEVSSSNYQLIDASRGGFGRFDEALARFMVETERATGLPLEPVYTAKAMMALRLYIERGYFTPGTRLIFVHTGGLQGRRAAQAQLDELLR
- the chrA gene encoding chromate efflux transporter, which codes for MSSVQPDSIPLQHSSAWTIFLVFLRLGLTSFGGPVAHLGYFREEFVNRRRWLDEAGYADLVALCQFLPGPASSQVGIAIGLLRGGYRGSLAAWAGFTLPSAIALMLFAFGISSWGEAVPDGLLHGLKIVAVAVVAQAVWGMACNLCTDRTRITIALLAACAVLALHNAWAQLGVIVLAGLAGLMLFRPTSKGSLAPHQGRQGRSVAGLFLLSFFALLMALPPLAAASSSQLLALFDTFYRAGALVFGGGHVVLPLLQAEVVPNGWVSNDIFLAGYGAAQAVPGPLFTFSAFLGGSIGTGSAGLINAAVCLVAIFTPSFLLVFGVMPFWDRLRANLRVQAALGGVNAAVVGLLLAALYDPVWTSAIFSAVDFALALVALVALMVWKLPPWLVVLVGGLAGWAIATVS
- a CDS encoding chromosome partitioning protein ParA; this translates as MQIKPQTVEAVLFFNDGGVCKEMLYPEFEAMLDGVVSMPEFADQQMRVAYVLINTRLQIRAAVFFYLDFNEDGSADSGWNIPLRNLAERTGRGPDLGAGPIRLACRSQCPVSWYQMHLWDPELTQSRNHLVMLRDRIRRNQLGLLVEEEIPQVVPAERLQMVAEDAWYAADSAKQAATERAEKREQEQRVKAAQLIKQQRLRIANLEQQREADITRLRDLAAQQQARLLEEAAQLRQELLDKEQLVEQLRSQLAEQAEGFQKNREEMSQQLRALEHNSRAEAQASQAQFNEELRRQIAAAVAEYKEQVSIRDVELAYRNELDSQLQQEIEQLQKQRDALIEQSGEQVLKRLSGIGVTFMAYHPGAGHLTIPLHDMARYQQNPLAYAAAKCAVSEEQYGQWVQHYQQPTCVATLSSGERCNMPLDKVEAPSRFFIGESNCCARHRAQDRLRTGS
- a CDS encoding DUF2474 domain-containing protein encodes the protein MQKERESSASEAKPLWKRMTWLVLIWSTSVLVLGVVAWLLRQFMTAAGLTTP
- a CDS encoding carbon-nitrogen hydrolase, producing MRTYSKLLGLTALALAALIIYLDWTGDRRSGPLLSDLRTLPINSQGQPGSAGNLLGIETRLMPADYQSRERLQLKFTTYLDQARDAGLLNPRTIVVLPEHVGTGLFALGEKPEVQQARTLRDAMQWMALSNPWDYVRALFANEGGHHRTEAVLKIKGQQMADDYQLIFGNLARDYGVTLVAGSIVLPEPRLEDGSLRIGDGPLRQVSLSFAADGQPIGPLQYKMALSRYERRYSQAPDLPSSTLPTPAGRLAVLIGCDGYIRQPPADAELLALPGMRDNPHASCATAPLPQTSLPRMEVRTFGLPWNLVGSPRRPAPQHYNAPVQLNNLWLPERS
- a CDS encoding cyclic nucleotide-binding domain-containing protein: MNKPLRPDQLGSLIPLNALSPRRLQTLRAQLIPRLLLADELLFDDETGAGSCYFLLTGALSMHGPDGKQWRMAAGSPESCHAFGPGPRLSQVRALEDCSVLTVDGAQLDRLLSWHQTHADLLLELSTAGELTDWLEALLDNPLFAKVPPENVRKMLGRLESIKLPAGYVLLREGDAGDCCYFLKSGRAEVISGIGGVEQVVAELDVGACFGEEALLTECPRNATVTLLENAQVLRLARRDFIALLRAPVVAELDLAEANELIAKGAQWLDVRLLEEYQRGHALQALHMPLHLLRLKTRLLAQDRIYLCYCESGKRSASAVFLLTQLGFTAYPLSDGLDGLSAEQHATLICEQGSGYLARSGGRTERSG
- a CDS encoding AraC family transcriptional regulator gives rise to the protein MNRQRVRLGDLSVGFVHSLSSALQEKQIDPQPLLDAYGLDLARLSEPHARLSIPRYMRLGHAAIQLTGDPSLGLEMGRLRKAGHLGLVGITSAQAPTVREAARTLIRYEPLYASNYRGASAFHEDAEGAWLRFYSISPYNSYNQFVVDTVLASWITQLATVAANAITPVAIHIEFERPDYAARYEPIFTKPVEFAAEHNQLRLDKATLALRNPEHCPGTWRQLLELCEAELEQRTRTRSLRERVTQLLGPMLKGGEPDLQQIASRLQLPSWTLRRKLEEEGTSYRAILNDTRRDLAMTYIRDTELAFGEIAWLLGFSSAEAFQRAFKRWSGQTPGEYRRQQRRAD
- a CDS encoding DUF1853 family protein yields the protein MTLPCLDEVMSNLRHPQVRDLAWVVLSPPLLIDAPSPQRHPLSASRWSNDPAALSDWLLLLDRQPAVLQAWLAQHSIRRLGLYYERLWQFALAQAPDVELLVANLPIRQGGQTLGELDLILRDAEGVHHLELAVKFYLGLQSGDRRRHDHWLGPGSHDRLDIKLQRLCEHQLRLSSSQQAQALLTELTCRQIKSALWLGGYLFQPWQDGCEPPAGANPMHLGGSWLRLRDWLHSAVTDSDAHWQPLPRQTWLAPAQLEDSQLWQAEDVQQWIVDANRSQARLLARMEPDADGHWVERERLFVVSDSWPG
- a CDS encoding NADPH-dependent 2,4-dienoyl-CoA reductase, which codes for MTAFPHLLAPLDLGFTTLRNRTLMGSMHTGLEEMPNGFERMAAFFAERARGGVGLIVTGGVGPNEEGSVRAGAAKLSTAAEAEEHKVVTQAVHEAGGKICMQILHAGRYAYSPQLVAPSAIQAPINPFTPRELDEEGIEKQIRDFVNCASLAQQAGYDGVEIMGSEGYFINQFLVAHTNHRTDRWGGSYENRMRLPVEIVRRVREAVGPEFIIIYRLSMLDLMEGGSAWEEVVTLAKAIERAGATLINTGIGWHEARIPTIATKVPRAAFTKVTAKLRGEVSIPLVTTNRINTPEVAEQVLAEGDADMVSMARPFLADPDFVNKAAADRSDTINTCIGCNQACLDHTFSGKLTTCLVNPRACYETELNYIPTAAVNKIAVVGAGPAGLAAATVAAERGHQVALFDSGSEIGGQFNVAKRVPGKEEFYETLRYFDSKLKSTGVDVRLNTRIGAADLLAGGYDEIILATGIAPRTPEIPGIEHPMVIGYLDAILQRKPVGQRVAVIGAGGIGFDVSEFITHQGQSTSLDREAFWKEWGIDLGLEARGGVAGIQPVPHAPARQVYLLQRKKSKVGNGLGKTTGWIHRTGLKNKQVQMISSVEYLKVDDQGLHISVAGGELQILPVDTVIVCAGQDPLRELQAELEAAGAKVHLIGGADVAAELDAKRAINQGSRLAAEI
- a CDS encoding nuclear transport factor 2 family protein; the protein is MHTALSLQPAAAATLQRWHQMIEAADLSRLPELLHSHAVFRSPMAYKPYESAAAVSLILNTVVKVFEDFAYHRELASADGLSVVLEFSARVGDRQLKGIDMIRFDGSGLITDFEVMVRPMSGLAALGEEMGRRLAPQLAAMKS